One segment of Fuscovulum ytuae DNA contains the following:
- a CDS encoding ABC transporter permease, with product MQDLIRRYGLGLTTIICLLVFFWLAILVIIPNITLFESSFRPYLPVTEIGGPKDVYSFDNYLKVFGGEVEVSPFGITFMVPVHVMTFFLTIWYSVVVTTLCFLIAYPMAYYMAKIANPRSVPTLLLLIFVPLWVSEVLRAFAWWIILAFKGPLNSLLLAIGVIDSPVRWITDYDAVVIGLIYTYVLFMLFPVYNAVSSLDTNQIEAAEDLGAPWWKIHWRIVLPHAKPGVASGSVMVFMLSAGSLLVPSILGSTTSQWFTQTINQWFNDALDWNTASAYAFLLLFLCTVFVAIAMWAFKVKLSDIAK from the coding sequence ATGCAGGATCTGATCCGACGCTACGGTCTGGGCCTGACGACGATCATATGCCTTCTTGTTTTCTTCTGGTTGGCCATCCTCGTCATCATCCCCAACATCACGCTTTTTGAAAGCTCCTTCCGCCCCTATCTCCCGGTGACAGAGATTGGCGGGCCGAAGGATGTGTACTCCTTCGACAACTACCTCAAGGTCTTTGGCGGCGAGGTGGAGGTTTCGCCCTTCGGCATCACCTTCATGGTCCCCGTCCACGTGATGACCTTCTTCCTCACGATCTGGTATTCGGTGGTCGTAACAACGCTCTGTTTTCTGATCGCCTATCCCATGGCCTATTACATGGCCAAGATCGCCAACCCCCGGTCCGTCCCTACCCTGCTCCTCCTGATCTTCGTGCCCCTCTGGGTGTCCGAAGTGCTGCGCGCCTTTGCATGGTGGATCATCCTTGCCTTCAAGGGGCCGCTGAACTCGCTCTTGCTGGCCATCGGGGTGATCGACTCTCCGGTCCGTTGGATCACCGACTATGACGCGGTGGTGATCGGCCTGATCTATACCTACGTCCTCTTCATGCTGTTCCCGGTCTACAATGCCGTGTCCTCACTCGACACCAACCAGATCGAGGCGGCAGAAGACCTTGGCGCGCCGTGGTGGAAGATCCATTGGCGCATCGTCCTGCCCCATGCAAAGCCCGGCGTGGCCTCTGGCTCTGTCATGGTTTTCATGTTGTCGGCAGGGTCCTTGCTGGTGCCGTCGATCCTTGGCTCCACCACTTCGCAATGGTTCACACAAACCATCAACCAGTGGTTCAACGACGCGCTCGACTGGAACACGGCCAGCGCCTATGCCTTCCTGCTGCTTTTCCTCTGCACGGTCTTCGTCGCCATCGCGATGTGGGCCTTCAAGGTAAAGCTCTCGGATATCGCGAAGTAA
- a CDS encoding ABC transporter ATP-binding protein gives MSAGIELENVCCDFGSFRAVDNANVSIKPGEFFSFLGPSGCGKTTILRMISGFIDPTKGVIRIGGMDMKGQRPNQRPTALIFQNLALFPLMPIWENISFGLEVRGVDKATRRAKAEELLKLVDLPGAADKMVSQLSGGQKQRVAIARALAVEPQVMLLDEPLSALDLKLRQHMRAELRAIQKRTGVTFIYITHDQGEALAMSDRVGVMSHGRIQQIADPREIYNNPVNGFVASFVGENNIFSGDVGMTSDGLASFSTPHGQFRARLGEKATGKGVKLYVRPEHTLISESAPSENAIHGRVEEVSFEGNFIAIHAVTDSGMKMTAELRNDGSSAIPEVGAQVWMGFDARHAAILPDADTRG, from the coding sequence ATGAGCGCCGGTATCGAACTTGAAAACGTCTGCTGCGATTTCGGCAGCTTTCGCGCGGTCGACAATGCCAATGTGTCGATCAAGCCGGGGGAATTCTTTTCCTTCCTAGGGCCATCGGGCTGCGGCAAGACCACGATCCTCCGCATGATCTCGGGTTTCATCGACCCAACGAAGGGCGTGATCCGCATCGGTGGCATGGATATGAAGGGCCAGCGCCCGAACCAGCGCCCCACCGCGCTCATCTTCCAGAACCTCGCGCTTTTCCCCCTTATGCCGATCTGGGAAAACATCTCCTTCGGGCTTGAGGTGCGCGGCGTCGACAAAGCGACCCGCCGCGCCAAGGCCGAGGAGCTCTTGAAACTCGTCGATCTGCCCGGTGCCGCCGACAAGATGGTGTCGCAGCTTTCCGGCGGCCAGAAACAGCGCGTCGCCATCGCCCGCGCCCTTGCCGTCGAACCGCAGGTCATGCTGCTGGACGAACCGCTTTCCGCGCTCGACCTCAAACTTCGTCAGCACATGCGCGCCGAACTGCGCGCCATCCAGAAACGCACGGGCGTTACCTTCATCTACATCACCCACGACCAAGGCGAAGCCCTTGCCATGTCCGATCGCGTCGGCGTCATGAGCCATGGCCGCATTCAGCAGATCGCCGACCCGCGCGAAATCTATAACAACCCGGTCAACGGCTTCGTGGCCTCTTTCGTGGGCGAGAACAACATCTTCTCCGGCGATGTCGGGATGACATCGGACGGGCTGGCCAGTTTCTCCACCCCGCACGGCCAGTTCCGCGCAAGACTGGGAGAAAAGGCCACGGGCAAGGGCGTGAAACTTTACGTCCGTCCCGAACACACGCTTATCAGTGAAAGCGCGCCCTCTGAAAATGCCATCCATGGCCGGGTGGAAGAGGTTTCGTTCGAAGGCAATTTCATCGCCATCCACGCCGTCACCGACAGCGGGATGAAGATGACGGCGGAACTTCGCAACGATGGCTCCTCTGCCATCCCCGAGGTGGGCGCGCAGGTCTGGATGGGCTTCGATGCCCGCCACGCCGCCATCCTGCCCGATGCGGACACAAGGGGCTGA